In the Streptomyces sp. f51 genome, one interval contains:
- a CDS encoding M48 family metalloprotease, protein MSQPPGPAHEPPYPGAPYPGTPYPGTPYQGTPYQGTPYQGTPYQGATTPPPEYPAASAPPPQYPGGPAPQYPGSAGPPPQYPGGPAPQYPGAPGAAPSYPEAGNPAPHYPGTPGPGGPAPQYPGAAGPGQQHPGAEPRFAGAQQAEAKPFVPRQAVAPDDLDYRHQGSRVHLASHQRGADATAVGQLATQIPGALVSLAVVSALALGICGTVVGWLVVVAWVASGALVFHRPTELRFARHVLKLRTPLAEERARLEPIWREVTARAGIEADTYELMVENSDDLNAVAAAGHVVGVTTYSLNKIPSSNLAAVLAHELGHHTGGHAWAGLLGYWYSLPGQLAWAFTRGMARIALAVAGVFSAAATGLLILFMGMFVVAGFLVAWYITIPLVIAPYLLAWAGRLGELRADQQAAALGFAPEMAEVLHHFQAEEDAAKAVAAGQGKKLQEPTGLARLLSTHPDNYTRLRALEPYLRLPR, encoded by the coding sequence ATGTCCCAGCCTCCAGGCCCGGCCCACGAACCCCCGTACCCAGGAGCCCCGTACCCGGGGACTCCGTACCCGGGGACCCCGTATCAGGGGACCCCGTATCAGGGGACCCCGTATCAGGGGACCCCGTATCAGGGGGCCACCACCCCGCCGCCCGAGTACCCGGCGGCCTCCGCTCCCCCGCCGCAGTACCCCGGGGGTCCCGCACCCCAGTACCCGGGCTCGGCGGGCCCGCCCCCTCAGTACCCCGGCGGACCGGCGCCGCAGTATCCGGGAGCCCCGGGAGCCGCTCCCTCGTACCCGGAAGCCGGGAACCCCGCGCCGCACTACCCCGGGACCCCCGGCCCCGGCGGACCCGCGCCCCAGTACCCGGGCGCGGCGGGGCCCGGGCAGCAGCACCCGGGAGCCGAGCCGCGGTTCGCGGGGGCCCAGCAGGCCGAGGCGAAGCCGTTCGTGCCGCGGCAGGCCGTCGCGCCCGACGATCTCGACTACCGCCACCAGGGCTCACGCGTCCATCTGGCGAGCCATCAGCGCGGTGCCGACGCCACCGCCGTCGGACAGCTGGCCACCCAGATCCCCGGCGCCCTGGTGAGCCTCGCCGTGGTGTCGGCCCTCGCGCTGGGGATCTGCGGCACGGTCGTGGGCTGGCTGGTCGTCGTGGCCTGGGTGGCCTCCGGGGCCCTCGTCTTCCACCGGCCCACCGAGCTGCGCTTCGCCCGGCACGTGCTCAAGCTGCGGACGCCGCTGGCCGAGGAACGCGCCCGGCTGGAGCCGATCTGGCGCGAGGTCACCGCCCGGGCCGGGATCGAGGCGGACACCTACGAGCTGATGGTGGAGAACAGCGACGACCTGAACGCGGTCGCGGCCGCCGGACATGTCGTCGGCGTCACCACCTACTCCCTCAACAAGATCCCCAGCAGCAACCTCGCCGCCGTACTCGCCCATGAGCTCGGCCACCACACGGGCGGTCACGCCTGGGCCGGGCTGCTCGGCTACTGGTACTCGCTGCCCGGCCAGCTCGCCTGGGCCTTCACCCGCGGCATGGCCAGGATCGCGCTCGCCGTCGCCGGGGTCTTCTCCGCGGCGGCCACCGGACTGCTGATCCTGTTCATGGGGATGTTCGTGGTCGCCGGGTTCCTCGTCGCCTGGTACATCACCATCCCCCTCGTCATCGCGCCGTACCTGCTCGCGTGGGCCGGCCGCCTCGGCGAGCTACGTGCCGACCAGCAGGCCGCGGCCCTCGGCTTCGCCCCCGAGATGGCCGAGGTCCTGCACCACTTCCAGGCCGAGGAGGACGCGGCCAAGGCGGTTGCCGCCGGACAGGGCAAGAAGCTCCAGGAGCCCACCGGCCTGGCCAGGCTGCTGTCCACCCACCCCGACAACTACACCCGGCTGCGCGCCCTGGAGCCGTATCTCCGGCTCCCGCGCTGA
- a CDS encoding PE-PGRS family protein, producing MAEFRRQPEWQQDANRHTALIDPVLTVRPIARFDYTVRRAVNAIDHALVFVTAKGEYDVYTPPHRPSRADAATRRYTSVYEVDMGSHPVQLALEVPSDDDAFCFGATADLTWRVADPIAYVASGERDVPTRLTRELHQLARPVSRAFSIEDSPAAERAVQRAVEAGGFAAGIGLAVTCAVRLRLDDEAIAHRRRQRSLRYESDMLDPEHEFRLRLARQQHELEMLRQQQDHHLIAEKINFYQYHLQHGGVAAWALHLSQHPEDTKMVVGSIQKDQLSLIRGQLQVLAGDTLEDFQKAESARSTLRAVDELIQQQTPPGPRDGQGALPAGAPPGPPQTPPQPPYPGQSPHPGPSARAPYAGTPYDRPAYDGGRPPYDGHSPYAGGQVPSAGQPPYDVTGAAGGPPPYAGQPPHADGGLPHAGGPDARSPVVPGWPEGPAGPYGPPAATPYPAVGPAPAVPPMPGRPDDPRASAPPAPPPEGEPA from the coding sequence ATGGCGGAGTTCCGCCGTCAGCCGGAGTGGCAGCAGGACGCCAACCGGCACACCGCGCTCATCGACCCGGTCCTCACCGTGCGGCCGATCGCGCGCTTCGACTACACCGTCCGCCGCGCGGTCAACGCGATCGACCACGCGCTGGTCTTCGTCACCGCGAAGGGCGAGTACGACGTCTACACCCCGCCGCACCGGCCCAGCCGCGCGGACGCGGCCACCCGCCGCTACACCTCCGTCTACGAGGTGGACATGGGCAGCCACCCCGTCCAGCTCGCGCTGGAGGTGCCGAGCGACGACGACGCCTTCTGCTTCGGCGCCACGGCCGATCTGACCTGGCGGGTCGCGGACCCGATCGCCTACGTGGCGAGCGGCGAGCGTGACGTGCCGACCCGGCTCACCCGCGAGCTGCACCAGCTCGCGCGGCCGGTGAGCCGCGCGTTCTCCATCGAGGACAGCCCGGCGGCCGAGCGCGCGGTCCAGCGGGCCGTGGAGGCGGGCGGCTTCGCCGCGGGCATCGGGCTCGCCGTGACCTGTGCCGTACGCCTGCGGCTGGACGACGAGGCGATCGCCCACCGGCGGCGGCAGCGGAGTCTGCGCTACGAGTCCGACATGCTCGACCCCGAGCACGAGTTCCGCCTGCGGCTGGCCCGCCAGCAGCACGAGCTGGAGATGCTGCGCCAGCAGCAGGACCACCATCTGATCGCCGAGAAGATCAACTTCTACCAGTACCACCTCCAGCACGGAGGGGTCGCCGCCTGGGCCCTGCACCTGTCCCAGCACCCCGAGGACACCAAGATGGTCGTCGGGTCCATCCAGAAGGACCAGCTGTCCCTCATCCGGGGCCAGCTCCAGGTCCTGGCCGGGGACACGCTGGAGGACTTCCAGAAGGCGGAGTCGGCGCGTTCGACCCTGCGGGCCGTCGACGAGCTGATCCAGCAGCAGACGCCTCCAGGGCCGCGGGACGGGCAGGGGGCACTGCCCGCCGGTGCGCCGCCCGGACCGCCGCAGACACCGCCCCAGCCGCCGTATCCGGGCCAGTCCCCCCACCCCGGCCCGTCGGCCCGGGCGCCGTACGCGGGGACTCCGTACGACCGTCCCGCGTACGACGGCGGCAGGCCCCCGTACGACGGGCACTCCCCGTACGCGGGCGGCCAGGTGCCCTCCGCGGGACAGCCCCCGTACGACGTCACGGGCGCCGCGGGCGGTCCGCCGCCGTACGCCGGACAGCCGCCCCACGCGGACGGCGGGCTCCCCCACGCCGGAGGTCCGGACGCCCGGTCACCCGTGGTGCCGGGGTGGCCCGAGGGACCGGCGGGCCCGTACGGACCGCCCGCCGCGACGCCCTACCCCGCCGTGGGACCCGCGCCGGCCGTCCCTCCGATGCCCGGACGCCCCGACGACCCCCGGGCCTCCGCGCCGCCCGCCCCGCCGCCGGAGGGCGAGCCCGCGTGA
- a CDS encoding Crp/Fnr family transcriptional regulator, producing the protein MAAGSAAGPSGEDESLDDRVPFLARLESADRSALLALGRELSFTPRMVLLHQSEPSSHVLIVTHGWTKVTAAAANGYEALLALRGPGDIVGESAALTGRPRSATVTALEPVRTVALVREQFRDFLARSPSVSFALLGLTSDRTRAADRRRLEFASMSVRERFAALLLDLARTNGRRTEEGVELSVPLSKQELAGSVGASREMVQRLLKELREREAVLTGRRTMVILRMDVLRRIARG; encoded by the coding sequence ATGGCGGCTGGATCCGCGGCTGGACCGTCGGGCGAGGACGAGAGTCTGGACGACCGGGTGCCGTTCCTGGCCCGGCTGGAGAGCGCCGACCGCTCCGCGCTGCTGGCCCTCGGCCGCGAGCTGTCCTTCACGCCCCGCATGGTGCTCCTGCACCAGAGCGAGCCCTCCTCGCACGTGCTGATCGTGACGCACGGCTGGACGAAGGTGACGGCCGCCGCCGCCAACGGCTACGAGGCGCTGCTCGCGCTGCGCGGCCCCGGTGACATCGTCGGGGAGTCCGCCGCGCTCACCGGCCGGCCGCGCTCCGCGACGGTGACGGCCCTGGAGCCGGTCCGCACGGTCGCGCTCGTACGGGAGCAGTTCAGGGACTTCCTCGCCCGCTCCCCCTCGGTCTCCTTCGCCCTCCTCGGCCTCACCTCCGACCGCACCCGCGCCGCCGACCGCCGCCGGCTGGAGTTCGCCTCCATGAGCGTGCGCGAACGCTTCGCCGCGCTCCTGCTGGACCTGGCCCGCACGAACGGGCGCCGCACCGAGGAGGGGGTCGAGCTCTCCGTCCCGCTGAGCAAACAGGAGCTGGCGGGCTCCGTGGGCGCGTCCCGGGAGATGGTCCAGCGCCTGCTGAAGGAACTGCGGGAGCGGGAGGCGGTGCTGACGGGCCGCCGGACCATGGTGATCCTGCGCATGGACGTCCTGAGGCGGATCGCCCGGGGATGA
- the rpsL gene encoding 30S ribosomal protein S12 yields MPTIQQLVRKGRQDKVEKNKTPALEGSPQRRGVCTRVFTTTPKKPNSALRKVARVRLTSGIEVTAYIPGEGHNLQEHSIVLVRGGRVKDLPGVRYKIIRGSLDTQGVKNRKQARSRYGAKKEK; encoded by the coding sequence GTGCCTACGATCCAGCAGCTGGTCCGGAAGGGCCGGCAGGACAAGGTCGAGAAGAACAAGACGCCCGCACTCGAGGGTTCGCCCCAGCGTCGCGGCGTCTGCACGCGTGTGTTCACGACCACCCCGAAGAAGCCGAACTCGGCCCTGCGTAAGGTCGCGCGTGTGCGTCTGACCAGCGGGATCGAGGTCACGGCTTACATTCCGGGTGAGGGACACAACCTGCAGGAGCACTCCATCGTGCTCGTGCGCGGCGGCCGTGTGAAGGACCTGCCTGGTGTTCGTTACAAGATCATCCGCGGTTCGCTCGACACCCAGGGTGTCAAGAACCGCAAGCAGGCCCGCAGCCGCTACGGCGCCAAGAAGGAGAAGTAG
- the rpsG gene encoding 30S ribosomal protein S7, with product MPRKGPAPKRPVIIDPVYGSPLVTSLINKVLLNGKRSTAERIVYGAMEGLREKTGNDPIITLKRALENIKPTLEVKSRRVGGATYQVPIEVKPGRANTLALRWLVGYSRARREKTMTERLLNELLDASNGLGAAVKKREDTHKMAESNKAFAHYRW from the coding sequence ATGCCTCGTAAGGGCCCCGCCCCGAAGCGCCCGGTCATCATCGACCCGGTCTACGGTTCCCCTCTGGTGACCTCCCTCATCAACAAGGTGCTGCTGAACGGCAAGCGCTCCACCGCCGAGCGCATCGTCTACGGCGCCATGGAGGGTCTGCGTGAGAAGACGGGCAACGACCCGATCATCACGCTGAAGCGCGCGCTGGAGAACATCAAGCCGACCCTCGAGGTCAAGTCCCGCCGTGTCGGTGGTGCGACGTACCAGGTCCCGATCGAGGTCAAGCCCGGTCGCGCCAACACGCTCGCGCTGCGCTGGCTGGTCGGTTACTCCCGCGCCCGTCGCGAGAAGACCATGACCGAGCGTCTGCTCAACGAACTTCTCGACGCCTCCAACGGCCTTGGTGCCGCTGTGAAGAAGCGCGAGGACACCCACAAGATGGCCGAGTCCAACAAGGCCTTCGCGCACTACCGCTGGTAG
- the fusA gene encoding elongation factor G: MATTSLDLARVRNIGIMAHIDAGKTTTTERILFYTGVSYKIGEVHDGAATMDWMEQEQERGITITSAATTCHWPLEDDDYTINIIDTPGHVDFTVEVERSLRVLDGAVTVFDGVAGVEPQSETVWRQADRYGVPRICFVNKLDRTGAEFHRCVDMIKDRLGAVPIIMQLPIGAEMDFKGVVDLVRMKALVWSAEAAKGEMYDVVDIPATHAEAAEEYRGKLVETVAEHDDEIMELFLEGQEPTEEQLYAAIRRVTIASGKSDGVTVTPVFCGTAFKNKGVQPLLDAVVRYLPTPLDVEAIEGHDVKDPELVVKRKPSEDEPLSALAFKIMSDPHLGKLTFVRVYSGRLETGTAVLNSVKGKKERIGKIYRMHANKREEIEAVGAGDIVAVMGLKQTTTGETLCDDKNPVILESMDFPAPVIQVAIEPKSKGDQEKLGVAIQRLAEEDPSFHVHSDEETGQTILGGMGELHLEVLVDRMKREFRVEANVGKPQVAYRETIRKTVERHDFTHKKQTGGTGQFAKVQIAIEPITETDGPAYEFVNKVTGGRIPREYIPSVDAGAQEAMQFGILAGYEMTGVRVILLDGGYHEVDSSELAFKIAGSQAFKEAARKASPVLLEPMMAVEVTTPEESMGDVIGDLNSRRGQIQAMEERSGARVVKGLVPLSEMFGYVGDLRSKTSGRASYSMQFDSYAEVPRNVAEEIIAKAKGE; this comes from the coding sequence ATGGCTACCACTTCACTTGACCTGGCCAGGGTCCGCAACATCGGGATCATGGCTCACATCGACGCGGGCAAGACGACCACCACCGAGCGGATCCTCTTCTACACCGGCGTCAGCTACAAGATCGGTGAAGTCCACGACGGCGCCGCCACCATGGACTGGATGGAGCAGGAGCAGGAGCGTGGCATCACGATCACCTCTGCTGCCACCACCTGTCACTGGCCGCTTGAGGACGACGACTACACGATCAACATCATCGACACCCCGGGGCACGTCGACTTCACGGTCGAGGTGGAGCGTTCGCTCCGCGTCCTCGACGGTGCCGTCACGGTGTTCGACGGTGTCGCCGGTGTCGAGCCGCAGTCCGAGACGGTGTGGCGTCAGGCCGACCGTTACGGCGTGCCGCGCATCTGCTTCGTGAACAAGCTGGACCGCACCGGCGCCGAGTTCCACCGCTGCGTGGACATGATCAAGGACCGCCTCGGCGCCGTCCCGATCATCATGCAGCTCCCGATCGGTGCCGAGATGGACTTCAAGGGCGTTGTGGACCTGGTCCGCATGAAGGCGCTCGTGTGGTCCGCCGAGGCCGCCAAGGGCGAGATGTACGACGTCGTCGACATCCCGGCCACGCACGCCGAGGCTGCCGAGGAGTACCGCGGCAAGCTGGTCGAGACCGTCGCGGAGCACGACGACGAGATCATGGAGCTGTTCCTGGAGGGCCAGGAGCCCACCGAGGAGCAGCTGTACGCCGCGATCCGTCGCGTCACCATCGCGTCCGGCAAGTCCGACGGCGTCACGGTCACCCCGGTGTTCTGTGGCACCGCGTTCAAGAACAAGGGCGTTCAGCCCCTGCTCGACGCGGTCGTGCGCTACCTGCCGACTCCGCTTGACGTCGAGGCCATCGAGGGCCACGACGTGAAGGACCCGGAGCTGGTCGTCAAGCGCAAGCCGTCCGAGGACGAGCCGCTGTCCGCCCTCGCGTTCAAGATCATGAGCGACCCGCACCTCGGCAAGCTCACCTTCGTCCGGGTTTACTCGGGCCGCCTGGAGACCGGCACTGCCGTGCTGAACTCCGTCAAGGGCAAGAAGGAGCGCATCGGCAAGATCTACCGCATGCACGCGAACAAGCGTGAGGAGATCGAGGCGGTGGGCGCCGGCGACATCGTCGCCGTGATGGGTCTGAAGCAGACCACGACCGGTGAGACGCTCTGCGATGACAAGAACCCGGTGATCCTGGAGTCCATGGACTTCCCGGCGCCGGTCATCCAGGTCGCCATCGAGCCCAAGTCCAAGGGTGACCAGGAGAAGCTGGGTGTCGCCATCCAGCGTCTCGCGGAGGAGGACCCCTCCTTCCACGTTCACTCGGACGAGGAGACCGGCCAGACCATCCTCGGCGGTATGGGCGAGCTGCACCTCGAGGTGCTGGTCGACCGTATGAAGCGTGAGTTCAGGGTCGAGGCCAACGTCGGTAAGCCGCAGGTCGCCTACCGTGAGACGATCCGCAAGACCGTCGAGCGTCACGACTTCACCCACAAGAAGCAGACCGGTGGTACCGGTCAGTTCGCCAAGGTGCAGATCGCGATCGAGCCCATCACCGAGACCGACGGTCCGGCGTACGAGTTCGTGAACAAGGTGACCGGTGGCCGTATCCCGCGGGAGTACATCCCGTCGGTGGACGCCGGTGCGCAGGAGGCCATGCAGTTCGGCATCCTGGCCGGCTACGAGATGACGGGCGTCCGCGTCATTCTTCTCGACGGTGGCTACCACGAGGTCGACTCCTCCGAGCTCGCGTTCAAGATCGCCGGTTCGCAGGCGTTCAAGGAGGCCGCGCGCAAGGCGTCCCCCGTGCTCCTCGAGCCGATGATGGCCGTCGAGGTCACCACGCCCGAGGAGTCGATGGGCGATGTCATCGGCGACCTCAACTCCCGCCGTGGCCAGATCCAGGCCATGGAGGAGCGCAGCGGCGCTCGCGTCGTGAAGGGCCTCGTGCCCCTCTCGGAGATGTTCGGCTATGTCGGAGACCTCCGCAGCAAGACGTCGGGTCGCGCCAGCTACTCGATGCAGTTCGACTCCTACGCCGAGGTTCCCCGGAACGTCGCCGAGGAGATCATCGCGAAGGCCAAGGGCGAGTAA
- the tuf gene encoding elongation factor Tu: MAKAKFERTKPHVNIGTIGHIDHGKTTLTAAITKVLHDAYPDLNEASAFDQIDKAPEERQRGITISIAHVEYQTEGRHYAHVDCPGHADYIKNMITGAAQMDGAILVVAATDGPMPQTKEHVLLARQVGVPYIVVALNKADMVDDEEILELVELEVRELLSEYEFPGDDLPVVKVSALKALEGDKEWGQTVLDLMAAVDEAIPTPPRDTEKPFLMPVEDVFTITGRGTVVTGRIERGVLKVNETVDIIGIKQDKTTTTVTGIEMFRKLLDEGQAGENVGLLLRGIKREDVERGQVIIKPGSVTPHTEFEAQAYILSKDEGGRHTPFFNNYRPQFYFRTTDVTGVVTLPEGTEMVMPGDNTEMTVALIQPVAMEEGLKFAIREGGRTVGAGQVTKITK, from the coding sequence GTGGCGAAGGCAAAGTTCGAGCGGACTAAGCCGCACGTCAACATCGGCACCATCGGTCACATCGACCACGGTAAGACGACCCTCACGGCCGCCATTACCAAGGTGCTGCACGACGCGTACCCGGACCTGAACGAGGCCTCGGCCTTCGACCAGATCGACAAGGCTCCCGAGGAGCGCCAGCGCGGTATCACGATCTCGATCGCGCACGTCGAGTACCAGACGGAGGGCCGCCACTACGCCCACGTCGACTGCCCCGGTCACGCGGACTACATCAAGAACATGATCACGGGTGCGGCGCAGATGGACGGCGCCATCCTCGTCGTCGCCGCGACCGACGGCCCGATGCCGCAGACCAAGGAGCACGTGCTCCTGGCCCGCCAGGTCGGCGTTCCGTACATCGTCGTCGCCCTGAACAAGGCCGACATGGTGGACGACGAGGAGATCCTGGAGCTCGTCGAGCTCGAGGTCCGTGAGCTCCTCTCCGAGTACGAGTTCCCGGGCGACGACCTTCCGGTCGTCAAGGTCTCGGCGCTCAAGGCGCTCGAGGGCGACAAGGAGTGGGGCCAGACCGTTCTGGACCTCATGGCCGCCGTCGACGAGGCCATCCCGACCCCGCCGCGTGACACCGAGAAGCCCTTCCTCATGCCCGTCGAGGACGTCTTCACGATCACCGGTCGCGGTACGGTCGTCACCGGCCGTATCGAGCGTGGTGTCCTGAAGGTCAACGAGACCGTTGACATCATCGGCATCAAGCAGGACAAGACCACGACCACGGTCACCGGCATCGAGATGTTCCGCAAGCTGCTCGACGAGGGCCAGGCCGGTGAGAACGTCGGTCTGCTCCTCCGTGGCATCAAGCGCGAGGACGTCGAGCGCGGCCAGGTCATCATCAAGCCGGGTTCGGTCACGCCGCACACCGAGTTCGAGGCGCAGGCGTACATCCTGTCCAAGGACGAGGGTGGCCGCCACACGCCGTTCTTCAACAACTACCGTCCGCAGTTCTACTTCCGTACGACTGACGTGACGGGTGTTGTGACCCTCCCCGAGGGCACGGAGATGGTCATGCCGGGCGACAACACTGAGATGACCGTTGCGCTCATCCAGCCCGTCGCCATGGAAGAGGGCCTGAAGTTCGCCATCCGTGAGGGTGGCCGGACCGTGGGCGCCGGCCAGGTCACCAAGATCACGAAGTAA